The window CCGGCTGGCTCGCGCCGAGGAAGAGGAAGGCGGCCGCGATGACGACGACCGCCGAGATCCCGCCGATGACGACCTGCTGACGGTGTCGCTCGAGGAACGATCGGTCGCGGTACGCGGTCCGGGGTCGTTCCCGGCGCCCGGCCCGGGCGGTCCCGGCCGGGCTCGTGGATCGGTGGGCGGCGTCGCGACCGGTGCCGGCCGTACCGGACCCGGCGCCTCCGGATCCGGCCGCCGGCCCGCCCCCCGTACCGGGTGGGTTCGCTGCGGCCGCCTTATCTCCGGGCGAGCCACTCGCCGATGTGCCGTGCGGGGGGATCCGGCCGGCCCGCGAGGGCCGGCGACTGCTCTTGCTCAACTGGTCAGCCTCTGCTGTCGATTGGGGTCAGGGGCGGTGTCGCCCGCGCTGTCGCCGAGAGCGTACCCTCCCGGGAGCGATCCGTGCCGAACGGTCATGGCTCGCTGAGCCAGGCCCGGACGCTCGGTCGGGTCAGGCCCCCGAGCAGAGCGGCCGCGAGAAGGGCGACGAGCGCGGTGAAGAGAACGCCGAGCGGACCCGCGGCGAACGTGAACCAGGCGAGCGGAACGGCAGGGATGGTGAGCGTCGCCAGTCCGAGCGCGAGGCCGCGGCTGGCCTCTTTCCGCTGGATGACGAGCGTCGTCGTGAAGATGGTGTAGGCGAGGAGGGCCATGACCACGACACCAAGCGGGCTCACCGGCGCGGAGATCGCCTCATCCACGACGAAGCGGAGGGAGAGCCCGATAAGGCCGAGGATCGCGAGCGCGTAGCCGAGGAAGAGGCGCACGCCGGCGGGCATTCGGCTCGGGATCGCGGGTGTCGCCATGACCGCGATTCTGCCACGACGCGATCGGGACCGGCCTCGGGTTCGGCCCGGCCCGCGTCGGACCCGCTCGCCGACGGTCCCCGGGTCGCCCGTATACTCGCGGTCTCGTGGCAGATCTCCCATTCGATCTCGGCGACGGACTGGCCGCCCGGCTCGCGCTCGCGTTCGACCGGGAGGAGAAGATCGTCCGTGCTCTCGAGGCGCTCGGACCGATCGCCGGGCGCGACCTCCTCGTCGTCGATCCGGCCGGCGGCGTTCGCCGCACGCAGCTCGCCGAGCGAGGGGCGCGGATCGTGGATGCGGTGCCCGGCGGACTCGCGGCGCATGCCCCCGCGAGCACGGACGTCATCGTCGGATTCTGGAGCGCGTTCCGGGCGCCGGGCGAGGACGAGTTCGCCGAGGCGGAACGGGTGCTCCGCCCCGATGGTCGACTCCTCGTCGTCCACGACTATGGCCGTGACGACGTATCCCGGCTGGCAGGCGATCGACCCGAGTACGGGTCGTGGAGCCGTCGCGACGGATGGTTCCTCCGGTCCGGATTCCGCATCCGCGTCATCCACTGCTTCTGGACCTTCGAGTCCGCCGAGGAGGCGCGGGATTTCCTCGAGGCCGCGTTCGGCGAGGTCGGGGCGACGGTCGCGGATTCGCTGCGGCGGCCGCGTCTCTCGTACAACGTCGCGATCTACCACCGGACGCGCGGCGAGCACCCGGCGGCAGCATCCCAGGGCATGGCGGACCGGCCCCGGCGACCCGCGACGGTCGGCTGACCCAGGCGCCGTGAACGACCGCTTCCAGGTCTCGAGACGGAACCCCGACGGGAGCCGCGGACGCGGCATCACCGGAAGCCGTCGGGTGGGCCGGATCGGCCGGGTGGAGCTGACGCCGACGAGGGCGATCCTCACGATCGCCGTCGCAGGCTCGGTCGGCTTCGTGGCATACACGTTCACGATCCGCGACGCGAATCAGATCCCGCTCCTCGCCGCGGGGTTCGCCGTCCTCGGGATCGTCTTCTCGGCACTCGCGATCATCGGCGCCACGGAAACGTATCGATCGGCGACGGAGGGCCGCACGGCGCGGGCGCTCGGCGTCGCGATCCTCGGCGGGCTCGCGGCGGTCGTCGCGTTCGCCTGCTTCGCCGGAGCCATCGTCGGAGCGCTCGTCGCCCGGACGTGAACAACCGTCGTGGCCGTCCTCGGGATCGATCCGCCGGCCGCGGACATACCCTCTGCTAGACTCCCGCCGTCGAGCGCACCCGACGGCCCCATCGTCTAGAGGCCTAGGACGCCACCCTTTCAAGGTGGAGATCAGGGGTTCGAATCCCCTTGGGGCTACCAGCCGTCCTTCGAAGATGGGTCGTGCCGGCGGGCGGCATCGATGACCGCGTCCGGGAGCACTGCCGCGGCGAGGGCGGACAGCACGTCGTCCTCGTCCGCTGCCGGGGGTCAGTTCTCCGTCGGGAGGTGGACGTAGGCCGACTGGATCCCGACACGGCCCGGACCCGTGAACCGGTTGAAGATGAGGTTGCCGGCTCCGCCGAAGATCCCGGTCTTGAGGCCGTAGACCTGTTGCTGCATCGGCACGTTGCCGTCGCGGTAAATCCAGCCGCCGGCTTCGACGTCGATCGACTCGCCCGGATCGAGGACCTTCTCGAAGACGTTCCCGTAGCCGTGCAGCCAGACGATCCCCTCCGACCCACGCGCCTCGAAGCGGTCAATGAAGAAGCCCGTCCCCCCGAACAGCATGTTCGAGACGCCCTTGACCCGGTTGAACGTGAAATCGACGTTGGCAGTCGCGGCGACGAACTGGTGCTCACGGACGAGGATCACCTGGCCCGGCTGCAGGTGCATCGAGAGGACGTGGCCCGGGTCGTCACGCGAGAAGGCGACTTCACCCGGACTCTGGGTCTCGGTCATGAACACCGGCATGCCCGCGATGACCCGCTTGAAGGCCCCCTGGAGGTGGTGCATCCCGATCTGCATCGCCGGGTCCTTCCAGAGGATGACGTGATGCTCGAAGAAGATCGGCGTGCTGCCGTCCGTCCGGATGTGGAGGACCGGCACGAGCTCGCCCTCGATCCGGTAGATGAGTCCCGGCCCCCGGCCCTCGTCGATCTTCGTCGGCAGGATCGTCGGCGGGGTCGGCATGGTGGGCCTCCTTCGGTCCTCACGCGCCGGGGCAGCGCGTCGAACGACCGCCCCGAGGATAGCGAGGCGATGACACCATGGCTTGTTCGTGGGTGGCTGGCGGACGCTCGTCGACTGCGGACTCGTGCCCGAAACCTGGTCGGCCCCCCTGCGAGCCCGCTGGAAGCAGCCACCCCGCCGAACCCGCACGGTGCCGGATGATCGTGAGCCAGACTATCGTCGGTGGTCCCCGCAGGTAGGGTCGGTCGGACAATCCGCACGCGGTTCACGAGGGTGGACAGTTCGACTCGCCGTCCTCATCCGGGTGCCGCTCGGCGCGCGGAGTCGAACGGCAGGCGGTCGAAGATGATCCGCATGTGGGTGATCCGGCCGTCCCTGACGGTGAGGCACTCCGCGCCCGGGGCGTCCATGACAGGCACGGTGTCGGCGTCATACATGAGGACCGCCGTCTGATCGTCACCGAAGGCGGCGATCAGGTTCGAACTCGTGAGGATCTCGACGAACGGGCCCATGAAGCCCCGGAACGCCTCGGCGCCGTCCAGCCGTCCCGCCGGTGCCAGGCAGACGATGTCCTCGGCGATGTACGTCATGGCCCGCTCGAAGTCGTGACTCGTCCAGGCGCGGTGGTACGCCAGCGCTGTCTCCAGGGCCGCGCTGCTGTTCTCGATCATGGCCGTTCCCTCCTCGCGATGGTCGGTGATGG of the Chloroflexota bacterium genome contains:
- a CDS encoding AIM24 family protein; this translates as MPTPPTILPTKIDEGRGPGLIYRIEGELVPVLHIRTDGSTPIFFEHHVILWKDPAMQIGMHHLQGAFKRVIAGMPVFMTETQSPGEVAFSRDDPGHVLSMHLQPGQVILVREHQFVAATANVDFTFNRVKGVSNMLFGGTGFFIDRFEARGSEGIVWLHGYGNVFEKVLDPGESIDVEAGGWIYRDGNVPMQQQVYGLKTGIFGGAGNLIFNRFTGPGRVGIQSAYVHLPTEN
- a CDS encoding nuclear transport factor 2 family protein — encoded protein: MIENSSAALETALAYHRAWTSHDFERAMTYIAEDIVCLAPAGRLDGAEAFRGFMGPFVEILTSSNLIAAFGDDQTAVLMYDADTVPVMDAPGAECLTVRDGRITHMRIIFDRLPFDSARRAAPG